The genomic stretch TGAATCCTAACTGGCTGCTGATGGTGGCCGCCATGGCAACAGGGGTCCATATGGATGATGCGGACAACAAACTGGATTATTATGGGCACTGGAACTACAGGGAAGGaggtaaaatacacacataaggGAATTTAGAGATTTTAGGGGGATGGTATTACATTGaaggtgtgtgtctgtttttctGTGCATCAGCTGACAGAGTCGACGTGGCGTCAGTACGAAGTTTGACTAAAGTTTTGGATTCGTGGGGGAAACAAATTTTCAAAGAAATCAAGACTTTGCTGCATTCGAAACCCAACACTCTGCTCCCTGACTACTCCAGGTAAAGATAAAGTGGTCTTGCaggaacacgcacacacatacactgctgttatttattttttattttatgtttatattttgtttattatttatacttttatttattgaaagaaagtttaatttattctttttttaattataggattctattgtgcactttattgttgtattgttcaatacaattattatttttttaattgttaataaaaatatatgagaaagaagaaatttgtgttttattcatggagacaaattagcattaattgctATATAGTTCAAATTATGGGGAGATAATCGAATCAAATCGGATTTTAAAAAGAATCGTTAGATTAATCAATTCATTGAAGAACAATTTTCTAGATCaatcaattacaaaaataatcgtttaacccagccctagtggttagtggtgtgccgcaagatttttccaatgtaaaaaactttaaaaaatgtaaataatccaAGCGGAAGTCCCAAGAACTTCGTAGGTGTTCCGTGTGACGTTGCATTCATAATTGTACTACTTTGGGGTACGACTTCAAGGTCCTGCTATACTGTATTCCAttgttattacattattactctGTCAGGATATTATTTGAAGCCATTtgatagtgtagtggttcactcAGCTGACCTGGCATGAATGATGGAATGATTCAGTGGCCTGGTGGTTGACTGGTGTTGTAGCtatgtgatatgtttttttgactGGGATGGAACCCATCTGACATGTCCATGTACTGTGTAACTCTTGCAGGGTGCGCCCTCTATCAGAGACAATCAACGACCTGTTCAGAGAAATCTCCATGCTGCATCTGCGTATCACAGAACTCTCCCATCGCCTAGCAACCCTAGAACCGTTCCTGCGTCGTCATGGCTACCGTGAGGCGGGTGACGGGTATGGCCTAGCTTTGGCGCGTCAGAGCCACAACACGGAGTTGAGGGCAGTCCCAAAGAAGAGGAGACGAAGGGTGAAGGTGTTTAAGAAGAATGGGAAGGTGAGGGTGGTGCACAGTGGATAGCTAAAGGAAGAGCGGACAGGTTTGTTATTGAggaactactttttttttgaggAACTATTCCTTTTTCATgtgacatacagtacacagaGTTTATGCATTCTTTCATTCAGGAAAAAGCATTATGAGTCATCCtcataaatatgaatgaatataatgtatgaattaatatgaatatatgaatatgttcTGTT from Doryrhamphus excisus isolate RoL2022-K1 chromosome 1, RoL_Dexc_1.0, whole genome shotgun sequence encodes the following:
- the si:ch211-243a20.3 gene encoding uncharacterized protein si:ch211-243a20.3, encoding MSELVAISFSRLLVMNPNWLLMVAAMATGVHMDDADNKLDYYGHWNYREGADRVDVASVRSLTKVLDSWGKQIFKEIKTLLHSKPNTLLPDYSRVRPLSETINDLFREISMLHLRITELSHRLATLEPFLRRHGYREAGDGYGLALARQSHNTELRAVPKKRRRRVKVFKKNGKVRVVHSG